AGATTTAGCACCACGCATCACCACCTTTACACCACTACCGGGACCTGATGAACTATTATTAATCTGTACACCGGCAGCCTTTCCTGCTAACGAGCTCATAAAGTTAGAACTCTTTACAGCAGTCAATTCATCACCTTTCACCTGCTGTACGTTGTACGTCAACGCCTTTTCAGAACGCTTGATACCCAAAGCTGTGACTACCACTTCGTCCAATACTTCCGTATCTTCTTCTAATACGATATTTAAAGGATTAGCATTGGCTATCGTCACAGACTGGGCAGCATAGCCAATATACGAGAATTCAAGGACATCACCAGCGGAAACCTTCAGAGAAAACTTTCCATCCAGATTAGTTACCGTACCATTAGTAGTACCCTTCACCAGTACACTTACACCAATCAGAGGTTCTCCTTTGTTATCTTTCACAGTACCAGAAACACTGATTACATTGTCTTGCACTTGACTGACGGTATGAGAGTCGGATGCATACACACTCCCACCACCTGCAAGTAACAAAAAGCTAAAGAGCAGATAAAAGCCTTTGCGATTCAGAGTTGTTTTCATTCAATAATAAATTTAAAATTAAAAAAGTTATTTACAAATAACAAATATATATTTTTACATAAACGTTTATATAAAGTCATATATCAAGCAGCAAACCGCCTACTTCTAAAATTTTAGAAGTACATCAACAATAGGTTAACATTTTACATTTTCCCGATTTTAAAGGTTTAACGCCGCAAATATACGCATTACAAGTAAACATACAATAAAATATATGTTAAATATCAAGCAACACTGCAACCCGTAACAACAATAAATTATCAATACAAAATATAATATTATTAGTAAACATATTTATCAAACAAACTATAAAGAAGCCAAACAAACTTATAAATAACAACTTCACCCCGTAAAAACGTTCCTTATATTTGTTAGTGATGAAAGAATAAAGAGAATTCGCTTACATTTTTCTGTAAAACTAAAAAGAGAAAGGAGTATATACAAGATGACATTATAAAGATACCTATAATAAAATCGCCTAAACTTTACCCAAGTTTACGGATTCTAACGTATTCTTAGGTAAAATTTAAGCGATTCTTTCGAAAGAGGACTTAAAATCAGCCTCTTTATATTTGATAATAACCGGAAAGTTATCGGATAATTTCTTATCTTAGATAATTCCTTTTGCAGAAAGATAACGTTCGGCTTCGATAGCAGCCTTGCAACCACTACCTGCCGCTGTAATAGCCTGGCGATAATGCGGGTCGGCTACATCTCCGGCAGCAAAAACTCCGGGAACTTTCGTACGCGGACTACCACCGTCTGTAATAATATAACCAACTTCATCAGTATCCAAATAATCCTTGAATATATCTGAATTTGGTTTATGGCCAATAGCTAGGAAGAAACCGTCAATAGGCAAACTGTAACGTTCTTCATCCGGTTCACCCCAACGCTTCACAAGATTTACTCCTTCTACACCATTGTCACCGTACAGACCGACAGCATTATGTTCGAAAAGCACTTCTATCTTCTCATGATTCATCACACGTTCCTGCATAATCTTCGACGCACGCAGGAAAGGCTTGCGGACAATCAGATATACTTTTGACGCAAGTCCCGCAAGATAAACCGCCTCTTCACAGGCAGTATCACCGCCACCAACAACGGCAACCACTTTCTTACGATAAAAGAAACCGTCACAAGTGGCACAGGCACTGACACCCATTCCAGCATATTTCTTTTCATCTTCCAGACCCAGGTACTTAGCTGTCGCCCCCGTAGAAATTATCAATGTTTCCGTTTCGATTTCTTTTTCTCCGTCAATCGTTATTTTATAAGGAGCCTTGCTCAAATCTGCCGCAGTAGCAATACCAAAACGAACATCTGTCCCAAAACGGCTTGCCTGCGCACGCAAGTCTTCCATCAACTGCGGACCACTGATACCTTCAGGATAACCGGGGAAATTTTCAACATCCGTAGTCGTAGTCAACTGCCCACCGGGCTGCAATCCTTCATAAAGCACCGGACACAAATTTGCACGTCCTGCATAAATCGCTGCCGTGTATCCAGCAGGTCCTGAACCAATAATCAGGCACTTAACTTTTTCTATTTCTGCCATTTTATTATACTTTTATTGTTTTGTTATTCAAAAAAACACTTTATCTCAAATCAATAATCTCTGCACTCGGATATTGCTTTCTGTTAAAAACAAAAATGTTATCCGCATAATCCTGCCCTGTCTGATAATTCATAATGGTTATTTCATTACGCATCTGTTGCCCACGTTGTTGAAGCAGAATATACAGAGGTTCGTAAGCATCCTTCGTCACATAAAGAGTAATGCGTTCCAATTCCTGTTTCTTATCCTTAGCCGTCAAAACTACCTCCCAAACAGTTTTTCCGCAAAATATTTTCGCTGTTCCCAGTTTGTAAGAGAATCCTTTTTGATATATATAAAGAAACGTATACGGATTAATCTGCTGCAACTCTTCCTGAGTCGGATTGCTGACATTCACTTCATCATTCTTCGTCACATAACTCCACTGCGTCTTCCCGTCAAACCAGGTGACCATATCAGAGGTTTTCAATACGAACTTCTCACCCTTTAGCTGAATAGTTCCGCTCTCCGCCGCTTCTGCAAGTCCATTTGTCACCGCCTTTATAATAAAATCAGCCTTCACGCCGCCTGCTTTACGAAATGCCTCAGCCGTCTTATCAAGAACAACTTTAGCCTGCGACTGCTGTTGCTGAGCAATCACAGGCAATGACAGTAAAGCTATTAAAACACTAAAAATGTATTTTCTCATTTGATTAATAAACGATTGATTACTGCAAATTGTTCAAACGCATTTCAAGGTCGTTATCATCGATACAAAGTACGTCACGCGCTTTACTTCCCTGCGTGGGTCCAACGATTCCCGCTTTTTCAAGTTGATCCATGATACGGCCGGCACGATTATAACCGATAGAAAATTTACGCTGAATCAAGGAAGTGGAACCTTGCTGATGAATAACGACCAACCGGGCTGCATCTTCGAACAACGGATCGAGGCGT
This portion of the Bacteroides acidifaciens genome encodes:
- the trxB gene encoding thioredoxin-disulfide reductase; translated protein: MAEIEKVKCLIIGSGPAGYTAAIYAGRANLCPVLYEGLQPGGQLTTTTDVENFPGYPEGISGPQLMEDLRAQASRFGTDVRFGIATAADLSKAPYKITIDGEKEIETETLIISTGATAKYLGLEDEKKYAGMGVSACATCDGFFYRKKVVAVVGGGDTACEEAVYLAGLASKVYLIVRKPFLRASKIMQERVMNHEKIEVLFEHNAVGLYGDNGVEGVNLVKRWGEPDEERYSLPIDGFFLAIGHKPNSDIFKDYLDTDEVGYIITDGGSPRTKVPGVFAAGDVADPHYRQAITAAGSGCKAAIEAERYLSAKGII
- a CDS encoding LolA-like putative outer membrane lipoprotein chaperone, whose product is MRKYIFSVLIALLSLPVIAQQQQSQAKVVLDKTAEAFRKAGGVKADFIIKAVTNGLAEAAESGTIQLKGEKFVLKTSDMVTWFDGKTQWSYVTKNDEVNVSNPTQEELQQINPYTFLYIYQKGFSYKLGTAKIFCGKTVWEVVLTAKDKKQELERITLYVTKDAYEPLYILLQQRGQQMRNEITIMNYQTGQDYADNIFVFNRKQYPSAEIIDLR